Below is a genomic region from Plasmodium cynomolgi strain B DNA, scaffold: 0518, whole genome shotgun sequence.
AAGTTGTATGGTCTGATGATGCAGAACTAACCCCTACGTCGGCAGTACCTACAGAAGAAAGGGATATCATACAATCATCTGCACTATCAGTAACTATAAGAGGGGAACTTCTATCACCAGGTTTTCCACTAATAGAAGTTTCCGCAGCACGATATTCTGTGGTAGAAAACACAGCAACATCTTTATCAACGGAGAGATGATCTTCATCAGTATGACTGCCAACAGCTTGCCAGTCATGCGCATTACCATTTAGGGGGTTACCTTTACGTGCATCGCTTTgagaattatttatttctgaAGTTCTTTCTTGATGGATTCCAGCTGAAGCAGATTCTCCTTCAAAGTTATTTTGTGTAGAAGTACCTCTTGGATTAGTACCTAATGCATTATTTGAGGGAATAGTtggtacatataaatatgtgtttCGATTCTCTATTGGTCCATTCAGCCTAAAAGGATGGATAACTTTTGCTTCCGGTTCTTCAAGATCATGCTTACCAGAAGCTTCCAGAGAGGTTGCATCTTGTTGATCATGTGGAATTACTTGTTGTATACTTGGATCTTTTCCATCGACAATGCTTTCGCTTTGATCTTGTGATTTCTGTGTTTCTAAAGTTTCCGTTCTAGAGTCTTTTTCATTCACTTGTAAtattgcttctccctcttttcctttttctgcttctactttttttacacagtCTTGACCTGTTTCGCAGGATATTTTTGTGTCATCTTTTAATTCAATAgttttttcatcttctgGTGAGAAGGAATTAAGATATTTAGTATTTACACTACATATTCTATAAAAATGCTTTATATCTTCATCATGTAAGTGAAGATCTTGCAACTCTTTAGTATGACACGCTTTAagtttctgtttttcttcctttatatatgtaattaattcttcacatttgttTTTGAAATCTGCatctttc
It encodes:
- a CDS encoding CYIR protein (putative;~vir-type antigen), translated to MSGITVSVYNKSPTSDSGDCILKYIEFLEKIKDKIAEFKGKKDADFKNKCEELITYIKEEKQKLKACHTKELQDLHLHDEDIKHFYRICSVNTKYLNSFSPEDEKTIELKDDTKISCETGQDCVKKVEAEKGKEGEAILQVNEKDSRTETLETQKSQDQSESIVDGKDPSIQQVIPHDQQDATSLEASGKHDLEEPEAKVIHPFRLNGPIENRNTYLYVPTIPSNNALGTNPRGTSTQNNFEGESASAGIHQERTSEINNSQSDARKGNPLNGNAHDWQAVGSHTDEDHLSVDKDVAVFSTTEYRAAETSISGKPGDRSSPLIVTDSADDCMISLSSVGTADVGVSSASSDHTTSSVKSNIANASHSELDLTKADDNASTDSKGAHDAVSDAEAKHDKAQCSDKPCNSDSPQ